DNA from Agathobaculum sp. NTUH-O15-33:
AGACAAAACGCGGTCTAGTGGACGATAAATGGACAATACAGGAATCCAAAAGGCTCTTGTCCATACTGGACGCGGACATCGACCCCAAGGTGATCGCCTCCAGACTGAGTGTTTCCGCGCTCCAGATGATCGAGATCGCCAAAGCGTTGTCCTTTGATTCCAAGATTCTGGTTCTGGACGAGCCCACCAGTTCACTCACGGCAAAGGAAACGGATAACCTGTTCCGGTGCATTGAAGCGCTAAAGGCCAACGGCATGGGTATCATTTATATTTCTCACCGTCTGGAGGAACTGCACAGGATCTGCGACCGGGTCACAGTCCTGCGGGACGGACGGCAGATCGGAGAGACCCGGATGGTCCGGGATGTGACAATTGACGAGGTCGTTTCCATGATGGTGGGCCGGACCATGGAGGACAAATACCCCACAGAAAAACGAACGATCGGCGAGGTCGTGTTTGAAGCGAAAAACGTACGTACCAAGGCCCTGTTGGATGTCAAACATATGCAGGTGCGCGCTGGGGAGATTGTCGGTCTGTCCGGGCTGGTCGGTGCGGGAAGGACCGAGTTATGCCGGGCGATTTTCGGCGCCGATCCGGTGCTCAGCAAAGAAGTCTTGATCGATGGCAGGCCGGCGACCATCCACAGTCCCAAGGACGCCATTGCCTGTGGAATCGGATATCTTTCCGAGGACCGCAAGGGCGATGGTCTGGCGATCACGATGGATGTGGAAAAGAATATCAACATGGCAAGCCTCAGGCATCACATGAAATACGGCCTTATGAACGATAAGATGCTTACAAGCAACGCACACCAATTTGTAAAACGTCTGCGCATCAAAACGCCCAGCATCAGGCAGTTGGTCAAAAACCTGTCAGGCGGCAATCAGCAAAAGATTGTCATTGCAAAAACATTATCGAATGAGGCGCGGCTCGTGATTTTTGACGAGCCGACACGAGGAATTGACGTTGGCGCAAAATATGAGATCTATGAAATTATGAACGAATTAAGCCGTCAAGGGATCGGTATTATCATGATCTCTTCGGAAATGCCGGAAATTCTCGGCATGAGCGACAGGATTATCGTAATGCACGGCGGCAGAATCAGCGGAGAACTAACCGCACAACAAGCGACGCAGGAAGAAATCATGCGGCTCGCCGCCGGATTAAAATCGTGATGGGAGGATTCTGAAATGTTTGAGGCAAACAACAATACTGCTGCAAAAGCCGCACCCAAATCCAGCTTTAAGGATGTATTTTTTCTGTTTTTTGATAAAATGGGCATGCTTGCGGTTCTGCTGCTTATGGTTCTGGTATTCGCCATGACATCCAAGGTTTTCTTTACGATCGATAACGCAATCGTCATCCTGCTGCAAGTCGCTATATATGGCTTGATGACCTTTGCTATGTCCTTTGTGCTGATTTCGGGCGGCGCCAATCTGTCGGCCGGCGCGGTCTGCGGGCTCGCCGGCATGGTTACCGGACTGGTTATTGAAAGCGCGGTGCAAACCGGCGGGGCGCTTGTCAATTTCGCGATACCTTTGGGCATTCTGGCGGGAATCTGCACCGGTCTGGTCTGCGGCCTGATCGATGGGTTCTGTGTTACCAAACTATACATCGTTCCTTTTATCGCGACCTTGGGCACCCAGTATATCTTTCGGGGCCTGTGCAATATCATCAGCGGCGGCACGCCGATCAGCATTCGCTCTTTGGGCGATTTTCCGGGCTCCGTATTTTTTAACAGACTCGGCACCGGCAAAATTTTTGGTTTCTTTCCCTACATCGTCATTGTCATGATCGTGTTCGGACTAATCTGTGCCTTTGTCCTAAAAAAGACCCGCTATGCCCGCGGTCTGTATGCAACGGGCAGCAACGAGGAGGCAGCCCGTCTTTCGGGCATCAATACGACAAAAACAAAGTTTTTAGCGTACATTATCTGTGACGGCATTGCGGCCTGCGCCGGCGTCGTCATGACGGCGCGTATGGCGTCAGCGCAGGTCACGGGCGGTACGGGCTATGAACTGGAAGGCATTGCAGCCGCGGTTATCGGCGGCGTGAGTATTGCAGGCGGTACAGGAACCATTGGCGGCGCGGTCATTGGTGCCTTTATCATTGGCGTCCTCCGAAACGGACTTAACCTCAATGGTATGAATACCTTCTGGCAGCAGGTGGTAATCGGTATCGTGATCATCGTTGCGGTTTGGATCGATATTATGCGTACCAGAAGAATCCTAACAAAGGTTTGACCCAAATCATAGCCGCTTATGGGCTAATTATTCTAATAAAAAAGCGCCGCGCACGGAAGCAATCCGTGCGCGGCGCGTTATTATTTAGCCAGCCCCAAGGGCGAGAAGAGAATGTAGATTGCGATTGTCAGCACGATCGCGATGCCGGAGGCCACGTGCCGGTATTTCCACGGCGTCAGATCGACCGCGCCCGAATCCTTTAGCGCAAACGCCTTATCCGTTGGGCGGAATCGCTGGAACAGCCACATGATCAGCATGTCGACCGGGAACAGCACCGCGATCGCGTACAGGTAGTGGATCGGCGCGTCCGAGCCCGGATAGGTCGGCGCGATCAGCATGAACGCCGCGTACACGACGACATGGAACACCGCCATCACCTTGGGCGCGATGGCCGGCAGCCGGTCCCAGATAAAGCCGGCCAAGACCGCGACCAGCACCGGCATGGCCAGATACTGCAGCAGCGAATTTAGGAAGGTCGTGATGCCCGAGCTTGCGAAATACACAAAGGGCGATACCGCGATGGACACCACCGCCAGCACCGTGCCCACCCATTTGCCTAGCCTCACGCAATACAGGTCGGTCGCCTTTGGTCGCAAAATGCCGCGGTAGATATCCAGCGTAAACATCGTGACCGAGGAATTGAGCACCGAGTTGAACGAGGAAAGAATCGCTCCGAACATCACGGCGGCAAAAAATCCCATGACCGGCTTCGGGATGATGGCGGCGATCAGCATCGGATACGCTTCGTCCATCATGCCGACCTGATCGCCCAGCAGATAGACCGCGATAATGCCGGGCAGCACCAGATAAAGCGGCCCCATCAGCTTGAGGAAGCCCGCGTAGATCGCGCCCTTCTGCGCTTCCTTCAGGTTGCGCGCGGCCAGCGTGCGCTGCACGAACGACTGGTGCGTGCACCATGCATAGAGGTTATTGAAGAACATGCCCGTAAACAAAAGCGGCCACGGCACCTCGGGCTCGGGCGCGTTCCATGCGTTAATGGCGTTCATGCGCGCCGGGTCGGCGGTGACCATGTATTTTAGGCCGTCAATGAGCGCCACGCCCGAATCGCCGCCGTACATGTGGCCCAGCGCCATCAGGCCGATGAACGGCACCATCAGACCGCCAAGGATCAGGCCTACGCCGTTGATGG
Protein-coding regions in this window:
- a CDS encoding sugar ABC transporter ATP-binding protein, which produces MDEILRMNHISKRFPGVLALAGVNLTVHAGEVHALMGENGAGKSTLMKILSGVYQPDTGSIMLNGQPIHPQDTRHSQELGISVVFQELNICPHLSVADNIFIGRHKTKRGLVDDKWTIQESKRLLSILDADIDPKVIASRLSVSALQMIEIAKALSFDSKILVLDEPTSSLTAKETDNLFRCIEALKANGMGIIYISHRLEELHRICDRVTVLRDGRQIGETRMVRDVTIDEVVSMMVGRTMEDKYPTEKRTIGEVVFEAKNVRTKALLDVKHMQVRAGEIVGLSGLVGAGRTELCRAIFGADPVLSKEVLIDGRPATIHSPKDAIACGIGYLSEDRKGDGLAITMDVEKNINMASLRHHMKYGLMNDKMLTSNAHQFVKRLRIKTPSIRQLVKNLSGGNQQKIVIAKTLSNEARLVIFDEPTRGIDVGAKYEIYEIMNELSRQGIGIIMISSEMPEILGMSDRIIVMHGGRISGELTAQQATQEEIMRLAAGLKS
- a CDS encoding ABC transporter permease — encoded protein: MFEANNNTAAKAAPKSSFKDVFFLFFDKMGMLAVLLLMVLVFAMTSKVFFTIDNAIVILLQVAIYGLMTFAMSFVLISGGANLSAGAVCGLAGMVTGLVIESAVQTGGALVNFAIPLGILAGICTGLVCGLIDGFCVTKLYIVPFIATLGTQYIFRGLCNIISGGTPISIRSLGDFPGSVFFNRLGTGKIFGFFPYIVIVMIVFGLICAFVLKKTRYARGLYATGSNEEAARLSGINTTKTKFLAYIICDGIAACAGVVMTARMASAQVTGGTGYELEGIAAAVIGGVSIAGGTGTIGGAVIGAFIIGVLRNGLNLNGMNTFWQQVVIGIVIIVAVWIDIMRTRRILTKV
- a CDS encoding solute:sodium symporter family transporter; translated protein: MGFFQSMGWILITFVLFTALVAVISWWKTRGDNLDTAEGYFLASRSLPGVVIAGSLLLTNLSAEQLVGTNGQAWKSNMGCMAWEAGSAITLLVMAYYFLPRYLKCGMATIPQMLETRYDRPTKAIFSIGFLIVYICVSLPVILYSGALVFENIFGISTMFGLSKFGAIAIICVLTGIVGGCYAIFGGLKAVAVSDTINGVGLILGGLMVPFIGLMALGHMYGGDSGVALIDGLKYMVTADPARMNAINAWNAPEPEVPWPLLFTGMFFNNLYAWCTHQSFVQRTLAARNLKEAQKGAIYAGFLKLMGPLYLVLPGIIAVYLLGDQVGMMDEAYPMLIAAIIPKPVMGFFAAVMFGAILSSFNSVLNSSVTMFTLDIYRGILRPKATDLYCVRLGKWVGTVLAVVSIAVSPFVYFASSGITTFLNSLLQYLAMPVLVAVLAGFIWDRLPAIAPKVMAVFHVVVYAAFMLIAPTYPGSDAPIHYLYAIAVLFPVDMLIMWLFQRFRPTDKAFALKDSGAVDLTPWKYRHVASGIAIVLTIAIYILFSPLGLAK